Proteins encoded within one genomic window of Gloeobacter kilaueensis JS1:
- a CDS encoding rubredoxin, whose amino-acid sequence MTTQITDPTQLDRYECRTCGYIYEPTRGEAVVAAGTAFEDLPAAWKCPVCSSPSSRFKSIGPKVGTVAGFEENAGYGWGVNLLNPQAKNLLIFGALFLGFAFFMSIYFLSS is encoded by the coding sequence ATGACGACCCAGATCACCGACCCGACCCAACTCGATCGCTACGAGTGCCGCACCTGCGGCTACATCTACGAACCTACCAGAGGTGAAGCTGTGGTGGCGGCAGGGACCGCCTTCGAGGATCTGCCGGCTGCCTGGAAGTGCCCGGTCTGCTCCTCGCCTTCGAGTCGCTTCAAAAGCATCGGGCCCAAGGTAGGCACGGTGGCCGGTTTTGAAGAAAACGCCGGGTATGGCTGGGGCGTCAACCTCCTCAACCCGCAGGCAAAGAACCTGCTTATCTTTGGGGCACTGTTTCTCGGCTTTGCCTTCTTTATGAGCATTTATTTTCTGAGCAGCTGA
- a CDS encoding RDD family protein: MNPLKRVVLRTPESVELEYTLAGIGNRALALLIDVLVVSGVLLLGVIALVVAVVSLPDFQSWLLGTGALVFFFVYVGYFVGFESLWRGQTPGKRLLQLRVIREDGRPVGIAQATLRALLRVIDDAFYLGAYIIIFAPREKRLGDWAAGTLVVQEPKAGGEGQFVLSEAGEQLAEQLKVRLDTAKLLADDFAVVREFLRRRTRMEGRARLFKSRELAGQLIERFGLSELPGQAVSDTGTARELRSLKRLAEPVSPGSEPAEIFLEAVYSLYRSHRPSMSEGKQPADEQQQQQQ, translated from the coding sequence ATGAACCCTCTGAAGCGGGTGGTGCTGAGAACGCCTGAGAGCGTCGAACTCGAATACACCCTGGCAGGCATCGGCAACCGCGCCCTGGCCCTGCTCATCGATGTGCTCGTTGTGTCTGGGGTTCTGCTGTTGGGCGTTATCGCTCTGGTGGTAGCGGTGGTCAGCCTGCCGGATTTTCAAAGCTGGCTTTTGGGCACCGGCGCGCTGGTCTTCTTCTTTGTCTACGTCGGTTACTTCGTCGGCTTCGAGTCGCTCTGGCGGGGCCAGACTCCCGGCAAGCGCCTGCTGCAACTGCGGGTGATCCGCGAGGACGGTCGCCCGGTGGGGATTGCCCAGGCTACCCTGCGCGCTCTGCTCAGGGTCATCGATGACGCGTTTTACCTCGGTGCCTACATCATTATCTTTGCGCCCCGCGAGAAGCGCCTCGGCGACTGGGCCGCCGGTACCCTCGTCGTCCAGGAGCCAAAAGCCGGAGGCGAGGGGCAATTTGTTCTTTCTGAAGCAGGTGAGCAACTGGCAGAACAGCTGAAAGTCCGGCTCGATACCGCAAAGCTCCTGGCGGACGATTTTGCCGTGGTGCGCGAATTTCTCCGGCGGCGCACCCGCATGGAAGGGCGGGCCCGGTTGTTCAAAAGTCGAGAACTGGCCGGGCAACTGATCGAACGCTTTGGGCTGAGCGAACTACCGGGACAGGCGGTGAGCGATACCGGCACTGCGCGGGAACTGCGCTCGCTCAAGCGCCTGGCTGAACCGGTGTCCCCTGGTAGCGAACCGGCGGAGATTTTTCTGGAGGCGGTCTATAGCCTCTACCGGAGCCACCGGCCCTCAATGTCTGAGGGCAAGCAGCCAGCTGATGAGCAACAGCAGCAGCAACAATAA
- a CDS encoding DUF4346 domain-containing protein, whose translation MVQQVSPWQARIAEIDRKLSTRHIDLDEAGYFLIAVDREEGLLRASHYALVVNDQGLAIDPKTGKPLPARGPVNTPLIATYTARTAKEMCVQLFETQKPVVSQFCHAAYLGRELMRAEHALICGDDYVQD comes from the coding sequence ATGGTTCAGCAAGTTTCTCCCTGGCAGGCGCGCATTGCCGAGATCGATCGCAAGCTCTCGACTCGCCACATCGACCTCGACGAAGCCGGGTACTTTTTGATCGCAGTCGATCGCGAAGAGGGTTTGTTGCGCGCCAGCCACTACGCTCTGGTCGTCAACGATCAGGGCCTCGCCATCGATCCAAAGACAGGCAAGCCCCTGCCTGCGAGAGGACCGGTCAACACGCCCTTGATCGCCACCTACACCGCCCGCACCGCCAAAGAGATGTGCGTGCAGCTTTTTGAGACGCAGAAGCCGGTAGTGAGCCAGTTCTGCCACGCCGCTTATCTTGGGCGAGAGCTGATGCGCGCCGAGCACGCCCTTATCTGCGGCGACGACTACGTGCAGGACTGA